GGGAAGCGGCTTTTTCAATACTAGACATGATTTTCAATCTGATTTCCTGAGCGTCCGaaatttccttcaaaaaggaagagtACTCGTAAACACCTGGGGTACCGAAAGTATTGGGCTGAGCACCCACGCCGACAACTAAATAATCATATTTCAAATCCAAATCGTAATCGTTATTCTTGGCAGAAGATTTGACTTTGATTGTTTTGGTTTCAGGGTCAACGTCATAGGCCTCGGCTTCGTAATAATGGACTTCACCGTGAGATCTCCTGGCAATGGTCCTGACAGGTTCAACAATGGATTTCAGTTCGATGGTACCAACTGGGGTGGATGGCAATAACGGagtgaaaaggaaatagTTTCTTGGAGAAACCACAACAACGTTATACAATGTAGtatccaaatttttcaaaagagacACGGACCCCCAACCGGAGCCCAAAATAACCAGtgtctttcttttggatCCATTGGGGAACGTATCCGATTGAGGAACTTGTGCAGAAGGATTAGCCTCTCTGTACAGCGAGTAGGACACGTAAGCTGTACCTGCCAAGGCAGAATACAACAGGAACTTTAAAGCAAACTTCCCAGTTCTTCTGAAAAGGGACTGCTTGACAACAGCACTGGTAGCGGGCGCCACTTTTTGCACAACTCCGCTCTTGTCCTGCAGCAAATTTCTAGCAGAATAGAAGGATCTATATTTGCTGCAGCTAACAAGGCCCGACTTGCTGTGTAGGCCAAATCTGGAGGAACTAGCCCAGACGTTTTTCATTAATGATTGCCTAATCATTATCACTATTGgttaaattttttgatttgttcgAATAAATCAATATCGTAATGCTGTAAGAAGAATATTAGTgtagaatttttttttttcttttttccctctttAATTGGTTTACCAGAATCTATAATAAATGATGGTAGCTGCGTATGTATTTAGTctaaataaataatatcaaacatgcaaaagaaataatgagGAAAAACAATCGGCACACTTATAGTTCTAGCCCAATAGCACAAAAGCggaaaaagcaaaaactACACAAGCCAATGAGCGTTGTCTTATATAACTTAACCTCTTCCAAATGCACACCCAAGAAGAGAGACGGAGACAGGAACAAATCTCGAGACGacggaaagaaaatgtaaGGAGTACTTCAGCATGTGTGCCCAAAAACTCTTCCCACTGCCGAGCCATGTATTACCATCCGGATGGCGATGATTGCAAATGCAAATACCGCTGAGACCAGAGCAAGGCCATAGCTAGGGCAACGCATCTTGGACTTCGTGGAGAAGATCCCtgtcgttttctttttttacctCAAAAAAAGTTGCGATCGACGGGGTCGCGGCAACTTTTTATCGGTTGGAACAAGTGAGCTAGGGCGTCGCAGTGAGAGGCGGGGTAGAGTTAActgtattttatttttccgTAGTGCCGTACGCCGAGTCTCGGCATTGCGTGTAATGAGTGAGGGTCGGTGCGAGAGTTGCTCGTCAAGCAAGTGCTTAAGCCCGCCTATGCCCGGGAATGCATATGGGAAGATCATCTCGAGGAGGAGGTATCTCCTGCTGTGGCGAGCGGAATGACTCGCTACGAGGTAATGtacagaaaatgaaagaagaaaaaagtctAAAGTTATATGAGCCGACGCGCCGTACTTAGGTATGTGCGAATATCATAACAGACGAGAAAATCCACAGTTTAgatttttatattcttatatatatatatatatatatatatatatatgtttacTATacatcaacatcaacatcaacatcaaCTTCAATTAGCTTCCTGCATGTGTTCCTTGGCTTCAGCAGCCTTTTCTACGTCGTACTTGAAATCAAAGTAAGATTTTTCGAAATGATGTAGACGTATGAACCCATCTTCACCACCGGAGGCGTAACTTGTACCCTGTGGGCTGATGGCGACGGTGTTCAAGGGACCGAAATGGCCTTGTACTCTTCCGATCTCTTCTTCGAAAATCTTGTGGTAAAATCTGGCTTCGAACTTACCTTCGTTGGCGCTGGTGGTGGTAACGTCCTTGGCTTCTTGACCACCACCTAGAATAATGAATTCCTTCAATGGGGTGATGACGGCGGTGTTTAGTGGACAGTCTGTTTCGTATTTTTTGAGGACTTGTAAAGTGGACACATCGACCAAGAATGAGCTGGTATCTCTGGATGATGTAATGAAGTATGTTAAATCTGGAGAAAATTGCATGTCACTGATGGATTTTTCGTGCAAATCGATGGAATCCACGTATTCGTAATTGTTATTCACATCGTATTTACTGATCTTACCGTCTTTATGGCCTGCAACGATGTAGGCACCCTTAGTGGACCATCCCGCCACAGTGGCAGCGTCTAAGCCTTCATGAGTGATAATCGCATGAATTGGATCTTCGGAGACCTTTGTTAATTCATGAGTGGTGGAGTCCCTTTCGATTTGGTATATGTTGATGGAACCTGGGTTTTTCATGACGTTGTCCAAAATAGCAAGGAAATAGTTACCGCATGGGGAGAATTCGACTCTCTTCACAGGAACAGGCGATTTCCATGTGGCGATACATTGCCCGCTTGATACGTCCCACAATTTGATACTGTAATCGGCACTTCCCGTAACGCAGTACTTGGTGAAGCGGTCGACATCGATGGACCAGATAGTACCTGTGTGACCATCCAAAGTACCTAATCTCTCACCATTTAGCGAGTACCAAATACTGGCTGAACTATCTTTCGAacatgaaaataataaatcaCCCTCTTTGTTGTACTTCACCTGAGTTAATGGACGTTCGTGACCAGTCAATTTGATAGCCTTCATATTCTGTTGCTTTTGCTGTCTCTgttctatttcttctgcttGACAGCCACTAAGCGAAGTATACTACACCCTGCCTTCTGTTCATCTGTGTCTTAttgcaaaaattttctgttcCGTTTCGACTGttcgaaatttttcatcagccagaaaaaaaagtgacaCGCAGGGTAACACCGGTATTTTAAAGACGTGCAGCGGCTATGGAACCAAACATAGATGGTAATCCGGAGACATGATCTTGAGCCCGTATATATGTCGCTGATTATAAACTTTAGGCCTGCGATCTTCTCTGGCGCCGATTTGCACATTAGAAGACATTGCAGAGAACACGGAAAAAACTCCTGCTGATCAAGCTTTCTCATTGTAATATTATTACACCATACTACcgaaagatttttttttttacttcaGGCGCGTTCTTCAATACTTCCGTAGGCTTTTTCTCTGCCTGCTCAATATTATTGGAGATATCTCCTATATGGgtaatatataaaaaaacgaaaaacaaaagaaacagaatcTGGCTACAATagacaaaaaaagatcaacTGCTCACCACACCAGATATACGTCTGCTTTTCCAAGTGCGTCCAAGACACGAATACCTTGCAACGTCTGACAATTTTGATGGCAGCTAGAAATCGCAGAAggaacaacaagaaaaaatctcttTTGAGTAAGAGTGGCGTCCAAGAGAACGATGCGAcgtatttatttcttgcaGAAGAACTGCATGAAAACATTACCGACTTAAACATGGGTTCAGAAGAAGCCCCCATTGAGGCCCGCGAGAATTCAATTCCAGCCAAGGAGTTCAAACATTTGCAGAAGCAAGCATTGCAAAAGTTAGAGCCGATAGACGAACACGAAGACGGCGATGATGAGTTTTCACTGAAACTCAAGTCGGTGACAAAATGTTCGGGTCCCATCACCGAAGCTGACGTTCAGAAGCTGTTGTTAAGCTATGCCTTCACGAGCGGCTTGATACAGGAAGACGAAAACGAAAACGAAAACGAATCGCGCGGCCAACTCATTACAACATCGTCCTCATCTGGTTCTTCGTTGTCCACCTATTTTCATGCTTTCCTCGAAAGATGCAAGAAGTTTTTCTATAACTTGAGCCTACGGATAATAGAGAAATATAGAGCTGTGCAAGATAGCCTGTACGAGGTCTTTTGGATTATCATCATATATTTAAACTACTGGTTTCCCGATGTGGGACACTACATGAGGTATGTCAACTGGAAGTTCTCCCCCAATAATGCAACTGCCACTTTACTAACATGAACTTTTATCTCCTATCCCAACCCTGTCTCCGCTCAACAACCAGCAGCAACGTAGAAAGAAGAGTGAGGCCTGCATAAGGAAGCTGTCTATTTTAGTAGTCTCCATCCTTACCGCGGCTAATCTACTTTAGcctatttttttgtcctcctagcttttttttttgacccGTTAAACCAAGCGGgttaatattttttaagGAGAAAGACTACCACAATCACGAGAGAAGGCACAACGGCATCCAAATTCTTTCTATGGCCGCTTACTGGTACCTAGAGTCAGGGCTGATTTGGATATTCAAACTCACCCTTTTTTGAAGCAATACTTTTGGACAACAAGATAGCATTACCATCAAAATATCCCTATCAAAGAGTCATTTCCGTGCTCTTcgtgaaaaatttaacGAAAAAGTTCAGCGAGCACTCAAGAACCTCCACTTTTGTTTCCAAGAAAAGCCGTACTTAACAGCGTTTAAGGTAGCGTTTGCCATTGGACTTATCTTCCCGTGttccttcctttttttgatcATGGTCTCCACCGCTacgcttttcttttttgtgTACTTACTACTATTCGTAGTGATAGGAGTTTTCTCATCGTTGTTCATAATCCCCTTATTGGGCATTTCATTTGTGTTCGCCATCGGCGTGGTATCATTTGGATTCTGCAGCAACCTGAGTTTTAAAATGGCACAATTCGTGTACGTTCGAGCTGACgccttcttgaaaaaggtACTCGATAAAATGGCCCTACAAACAAAACCGGCAAAAGTGCAGGAACCCATCTCCACACTGAGACCAGTGTCCAATCCAACTATCCCAAGTCCGCTTAGACAGACGGCACGTCCCTCCAAGTTCGTCACCGAGGAAGATGTTATCTTTGAACCCGTCAGTGCTCAAAGTGCCATTGCCCGTTCCTTAGAGACCACCGCTAAGAAAGCGGGTAACTGATTTCTGCTGCCTTGGATCCcggcaataaaaaaacatttttcgCAAGTTTAGCAGgtcaataataataatatcctTATAAAGTATACTCAGTTCTTTTCACATACGAGcttcaaatatatatatatatctatatatccTAGCTTTATCGATCTTCTAATATTGCCGCATATAATATATAGACCAACAAAGGAACAGAGCTGAtgcaattcttcaaaacacTTGCGACATTGGTGACGTGCATGTCATTTGCCCTCGCTTACGTGGCACAAGATCTTCATGTATCATTCCCCTCTAATAAGGGGAAGACCAGCGTTATGATCGGTAAAGTTGGGCCTGAACTTGGAGTGGATGAAGCCACTCCAACGTTAGTCACCGTCAATAACCCTAATGAAGTCattcaaataaattttGCCGTTGACTCCAGTGACAAGCCCTTTCAGAACACCCTGTTGGTAGGCCTACCTAGCAGCAACCTAGAAATGGTTTTCGAACCCGAAATTAAGGATAACGGCAAGTTGTCCATGTATAAGTACAAGATAGATTTAGCCACGCTAGACGCTGCCTTGTTACAAGAAGCTTTCAAGATTCTGGAACCAGTGAAGGCAACTTTGATCCTAGCATCCTCTACAGCCGAAGCGAAGGACAATTTGTTCAGGGAAATCTTACAGCTGGACTTGGATTTTGATGTAGCTCCTTCAGATTCATCTTTAGTTGATAGGTTCGCCATCAAGCCAGAAATCCATCACGTATTTCACCCTGAGCCAAAAAGAGTCGCAAAGACAATTGCTGTAATTTTCGTTGCAATTATCATCGTCACTATATTATCATTGCTCGTTACGTGGTTGAACTCTTGTGCTGCTGCATTCGATAATATTCCAGCCGGTGCCAATGCTCTATATTTCTTAGGTTTCATCGCGACCATTGTTGGATTCGAAGTCATCTTTGCCAGGTATTATTTAGGCACaagcatttttgaaactttattttcctctttgtaTTTGGGTGCTCCGGGCTTATTGGCCTCTACCAAATTCTTGAGATCCTTTGGCCAAACAATCTAGACCGATTCTCGAGTTGGAAATGATTTGTATAAAGTATACACTTTACTTACGTATAAAAAGATAGATTTCGAAACGATCAATTGTTCTCGGCACTGGCGTCCACGAATGTATTTTTGATCCATTTGAACCCCCAAATACTGTGTCTTGAACCATCCCAGAACGGCTTGTCGAAATTATTAGCTGCTACAATCTTTCCCATTATTAATCCCATAGGTAATGCATTGTATGTTCTTGAGTCTAATGAGTGTGATAGATTATCTCCAGTTACCCAAACATGGCCCTCGGGAACTTTAATGTACGTACTGAAcctttcttcatcaaggAGTACATCGCCGACATGGCTAACTACGGTGCTGGGGTCCACGAGCACCAAGTCACCTGGCATACCGGTGATCCTTTTGCAAATTCTGTGATTGGGGTCAGTGGGCTTCAATGCCACTATACAGTCACCCATTTTTATGCCTTTGCCATTTTGATAATTCTTCAAGACATGCACATAATCATTGGTCGCGGATAATGTGGGCAACATCGATTCCCCCCTTGTCTCCGTAAACTCGTACACATACATGTGTATTATATGCAGCAAGCATAATGATCTAATCGCATAGGAGAAAGTTCTCGACCAAACGGGAAGTGTACCGACAGTCATAGCAACTATTATGGATTTTCTGGTGATCACAGTATTTTATTGTTAGGCTTATTCTTGCTTGCAAATACGTTGGACACCTTCATCAAAGTCaagttt
The window above is part of the Saccharomyces kudriavzevii IFO 1802 strain IFO1802 genome assembly, chromosome: 13 genome. Proteins encoded here:
- the LDO16 gene encoding Ldo16p (similar to Saccharomyces cerevisiae OSW5 (YMR148W); ancestral locus Anc_2.376), giving the protein MVSTATLFFFVYLLLFVVIGVFSSLFIIPLLGISFVFAIGVVSFGFCSNLSFKMAQFVYVRADAFLKKVLDKMALQTKPAKVQEPISTLRPVSNPTIPSPLRQTARPSKFVTEEDVIFEPVSAQSAIARSLETTAKKAGN
- the IMP1 gene encoding endopeptidase catalytic subunit IMP1 (similar to Saccharomyces cerevisiae IMP1 (YMR150C); ancestral locus Anc_2.374) — protein: MTVGTLPVWSRTFSYAIRSLCLLHIIHMYVYEFTETRGESMLPTLSATNDYVHVLKNYQNGKGIKMGDCIVALKPTDPNHRICKRITGMPGDLVLVDPSTVVSHVGDVLLDEERFSTYIKVPEGHVWVTGDNLSHSLDSRTYNALPMGLIMGKIVAANNFDKPFWDGSRHSIWGFKWIKNTFVDASAENN
- the LDO45 gene encoding Ldo45p (similar to Saccharomyces cerevisiae YMR147W; ancestral locus Anc_2.377), translated to MAARNRRRNNKKKSLLSKSGVQENDATYLFLAEELHENITDLNMGSEEAPIEARENSIPAKEFKHLQKQALQKLEPIDEHEDGDDEFSLKLKSVTKCSGPITEADVQKLLLSYAFTSGLIQEDENENENESRGQLITTSSSSGSSLSTYFHAFLERCKKFFYNLSLRIIEKYRAVQDSLYEVFWIIIIYLNYWFPDVGHYMRYVNWKFSPNNATATLLT
- the SWP1 gene encoding dolichyl-diphosphooligosaccharide-protein glycotransferase (similar to Saccharomyces cerevisiae SWP1 (YMR149W); ancestral locus Anc_2.375), whose protein sequence is MQFFKTLATLVTCMSFALAYVAQDLHVSFPSNKGKTSVMIGKVGPELGVDEATPTLVTVNNPNEVIQINFAVDSSDKPFQNTLLVGLPSSNLEMVFEPEIKDNGKLSMYKYKIDLATLDAALLQEAFKILEPVKATLILASSTAEAKDNLFREILQLDLDFDVAPSDSSLVDRFAIKPEIHHVFHPEPKRVAKTIAVIFVAIIIVTILSLLVTWLNSCAAAFDNIPAGANALYFLGFIATIVGFEVIFARYYLGTSIFETLFSSLYLGAPGLLASTKFLRSFGQTI
- the TIF34 gene encoding translation initiation factor eIF3 subunit i (similar to Saccharomyces cerevisiae TIF34 (YMR146C); ancestral locus Anc_2.380); translated protein: MKAIKLTGHERPLTQVKYNKEGDLLFSCSKDSSASIWYSLNGERLGTLDGHTGTIWSIDVDRFTKYCVTGSADYSIKLWDVSSGQCIATWKSPVPVKRVEFSPCGNYFLAILDNVMKNPGSINIYQIERDSTTHELTKVSEDPIHAIITHEGLDAATVAGWSTKGAYIVAGHKDGKISKYDVNNNYEYVDSIDLHEKSISDMQFSPDLTYFITSSRDTSSFLVDVSTLQVLKKYETDCPLNTAVITPLKEFIILGGGQEAKDVTTTSANEGKFEARFYHKIFEEEIGRVQGHFGPLNTVAISPQGTSYASGGEDGFIRLHHFEKSYFDFKYDVEKAAEAKEHMQEAN